The following are from one region of the Mustela lutreola isolate mMusLut2 chromosome 7, mMusLut2.pri, whole genome shotgun sequence genome:
- the RAB2B gene encoding ras-related protein Rab-2B isoform X2 produces the protein MGLELTTLRSRVACSTKPARCPWRTAGQESFRSITRSYYRGAAGALLVYDITRRETFNHLTSWLEDARQHSSSNMVIMLIGNKSDLESRRDVKREEGEAFAREHGLIFMETSAKTACNVEEAFINTAKEIYRKIQQGLFDVHNEANGIKIGPQQCISTSVGTSASQRNSSEIGSDSGCC, from the exons atggggcttgaactcacaaccctgaggtcaagagttgcatgttccaccaagccagccagatgtccctgGAGAACC GCTGGGCAAGAATCCTTCCGCTCTATCACCCGTTCCTACTACAGGGGAGCAGCTGGAGCACTGCTAGTGTATGACATCACCAG GCGTGAAACCTTCAACCACCTAACCTCCTGGTTAGAGGATGCCCGGCAACACTCCAGCTCCAACATGGTTATCATGCTGATTGGGAATAAGAG TGACTTAGAGTCCCGTAGGGAtgtgaagagagaagaaggagaggcCTTTGCTCGGGAGCATGGACTTATCTTCATGGAAACTTCAGCCAAAACAGCCTGCAATGTTGAAGAG GCCTTCATTAACACAGCCAAAGAAATATATAGGAAGATCCAGCAGGGTTTATTTGATGTCCACAATGAG gcAAATGGCATCAAGATTGGTCCTCAGCAGTGTATTTCAACATCAGTAGGAACCAGCGCCTCACAGCGGAACTCTAGTGAAATAGGGTCCGACTCCGGCTGCTGCTGA
- the RAB2B gene encoding ras-related protein Rab-2B isoform X1, whose amino-acid sequence MTYAYLFKYIIIGDTGVGKSCLLLQFTDKRFQPVHDLTIGVEFGARMVNIDGKQIKLQIWDTAGQESFRSITRSYYRGAAGALLVYDITRRETFNHLTSWLEDARQHSSSNMVIMLIGNKSDLESRRDVKREEGEAFAREHGLIFMETSAKTACNVEEAFINTAKEIYRKIQQGLFDVHNEANGIKIGPQQCISTSVGTSASQRNSSEIGSDSGCC is encoded by the exons ATGACTTATGCTTATCTCTTCAAGTACATCATCATCGGGGACACAG GTGTGGGGAAGTCATGTCTCCTCCTGCAGTTTACAGACAAGCGGTTCCAGCCTGTCCACGACCTCACAATAG GTGTAGAGTTTGGGGCCCGTATGGTCAACATTGATGGAAAACAAATCAAACTGCAAATCTGGGATACG GCTGGGCAAGAATCCTTCCGCTCTATCACCCGTTCCTACTACAGGGGAGCAGCTGGAGCACTGCTAGTGTATGACATCACCAG GCGTGAAACCTTCAACCACCTAACCTCCTGGTTAGAGGATGCCCGGCAACACTCCAGCTCCAACATGGTTATCATGCTGATTGGGAATAAGAG TGACTTAGAGTCCCGTAGGGAtgtgaagagagaagaaggagaggcCTTTGCTCGGGAGCATGGACTTATCTTCATGGAAACTTCAGCCAAAACAGCCTGCAATGTTGAAGAG GCCTTCATTAACACAGCCAAAGAAATATATAGGAAGATCCAGCAGGGTTTATTTGATGTCCACAATGAG gcAAATGGCATCAAGATTGGTCCTCAGCAGTGTATTTCAACATCAGTAGGAACCAGCGCCTCACAGCGGAACTCTAGTGAAATAGGGTCCGACTCCGGCTGCTGCTGA